CTCGCGCCCGCCAGCCCGAGCATCAAGACGCGGAGCTGCGGCGAATCGGGGACGCGCCGCAGCCCGGCGCGCAGCGTGTCGGCTGCCTCGCCTACGTCGCCGTCCAGGATCTCTCGCGCGGCCTTCCCGAGCGTCAACGCGATGCATGACCCGTCTTCCTGAACGATCTCGATCCACCGCGCGAGCACGCGCCGCAACGCGATCGAGTCGGCGGCCGCGCGGGACAGCCGCGCGAGGCTCCGCAGGGCGACCGTGTAGCCGCTCGTCGCGTCGAGCGCCCGTTGGTAGCAGATCCACGCTTCGACGGGCCGCCCGAGACGCCGTTCGAGCGCCCGCCCAGCCTCGTGGAAGCACATCGCGGACGCGGCCGGATCGCTCTCGACGCAGTCCTCGGCGTTGGAGAGGAGCCCGACGAGGTGCTCGACCGACTCCCGATCCATGGAATCCGCGGATCTCTGCAGCCCTTCTAGCCCGGGCGGCGGCTCGCCGAGCTCGAACCCGGAGCCGGACGCGGCGCGGATGGACTCGAGCAGCCCGCTCCTGTCCACGTTGATCTTCCGCCCCGTCATCGCCCGCCTCCCGCGCCGGTGATGCCGAGCGAGCGGCTCACGTCCACGTAGGTCCCGGCGAGCGCGAACCGGAACAGCTCCCGGCACCTCGGGATCTTCCCGATGGTGTCGCTCGTCTGCGCGCCGAGCCGCCGGAGCCCGGCCTCGCCGGCCGCCTCCTCGACGACGAGCGGCACGATGGTGACGAGGTCCGCTGCGGCGAGCAGCCCGAACCGATCCGCCGAGTACGACGCGGCCAGGACCCACGCCCGGAGCTGCTGCGGCGAGCACTTGAGCAGCTCACGGCACGAATCCGTGATCTTCTTCCTCACCTTCCGCGAGAGCGCCTTGCGCGCGACGACCACCATCTCCAGATCCGTCGGCATCGGCAGCGGCGCCTCCTCCCCGAGCGTCGCGGCGGCCAGCGCGAGCACCCACCGCAACGGTGTCGCCGCGTCCCCCTCTGTGAAAGCGCCGTGTCCGCGGACCGAGCGCCAGAGGCTGCGCGCCAGGAAGAACCGGGCGCGGGTGTCCTCGAAGTCCGTGAGGTCCGCGCTCACCGCCACCGCCGGGTTGTCGCCGAGCGCGGCGACCGCGCCGCGCGGATCGAACCCGATGCGGTGCACGTCCAGCGTCGTCACTCCGAGGAGCCTCGCCCACGGCGCGAGGAACGAGACGACCGGATCGCCGGAGCCCGGCGGGCAGAGCGTCGAGCGGCCGACCTCGGGCAGGTGCTCTCCGGACGGGAACGCCTCCGCGGTGATCTGCGCGGCATCGACGAGGATCGTCGCCGCCGGGCACCGCACCTCGTCCGCGTGCGTGATGCTGTCGACGACCGGCCCGAGCGGCGCGATCGGCTGCCCGCGCGAGGGGTTCGTCCTGCCGGTCCAAGCCTTGCCGCCGAGGAACTCGATCGTGTCGCGGCAGAGATCGACGCGGTCCTGGTCGCCCATGAGGGCGCACACCTCCCTGAGCTCCGCGACGCGGTGCACGTCCAGCGGTTCCTCGTCGACGCGGCCCCTGTGGATCTCGAAGGCGCGCTCGAGCTGCGGCATGATGTCGCCGCGATCCCGGGACTGCGCGAACGTCTTCAGGCACTCGAGATCCGCGGGGTCGATCTCGAGCGCCCGGTACAGCGTGCGCTCCGACAGCTCCGCGTCGAAGAGCGATTCCAGGGCGACCTTGGCGAGCTCGAGCAGGATCGACAGGCGCTTCGCCTTGTCCTCCACCAGGTCCACGAGCCTCGACAGCGCTTCGGCCTGCTCCTCGAACATCCCGGCCCTGCCCGCGAGCTTGGCGACGATGCGCTCGGTGGAGGGGTGCACGACCTCCGCCTCGCGGAGCGGCCCGAGGATCTCGAGCGCCCGGGAGACGTCGCCGAGATCCTCTCCGACGAGCTCCGCCGCGCGCCACAGGAAGGATCGCCTCTCGATCGGGTCGGTCGTCAGCTCCGTGAACGCGAGCATCGCGTCGGCGGCGTCCTCCGTCCGACCCGCGACGACGAGCAGATCGATGCGCGTGCGGTGGGTCACCAGCCGCTCGGGCTCGAT
The DNA window shown above is from Pseudomonadota bacterium and carries:
- a CDS encoding tetratricopeptide repeat protein, translated to AATALDGALGLAARLCLALAQGIADDVAALDALYSAARREGLTALDELWITESLEARRAVVGVDGVLRRLDEGGVPSAVERLWRVVAGGRGALGAHVAALADPAATGACATAFRLAAAALEGAAAPEPEDLAAPGLRADLALDRVEAAAAAGDPAGALQIIEEELLGSPAHAGLLWARARLAAALGRHADAAESHGRLAGFYANPDEKVRQLARATAIMQDDLRDSRGAEKVVREALRRVPDHAEANEVLTRILRSRGDEGALAKQIEEQIAASRDRTEATDLIALYEEQSDRLLAIDDVEGAIAAMDKALEIEPERLVTHRTRIDLLVVAGRTEDAADAMLAFTELTTDPIERRSFLWRAAELVGEDLGDVSRALEILGPLREAEVVHPSTERIVAKLAGRAGMFEEQAEALSRLVDLVEDKAKRLSILLELAKVALESLFDAELSERTLYRALEIDPADLECLKTFAQSRDRGDIMPQLERAFEIHRGRVDEEPLDVHRVAELREVCALMGDQDRVDLCRDTIEFLGGKAWTGRTNPSRGQPIAPLGPVVDSITHADEVRCPAATILVDAAQITAEAFPSGEHLPEVGRSTLCPPGSGDPVVSFLAPWARLLGVTTLDVHRIGFDPRGAVAALGDNPAVAVSADLTDFEDTRARFFLARSLWRSVRGHGAFTEGDAATPLRWVLALAAATLGEEAPLPMPTDLEMVVVARKALSRKVRKKITDSCRELLKCSPQQLRAWVLAASYSADRFGLLAAADLVTIVPLVVEEAAGEAGLRRLGAQTSDTIGKIPRCRELFRFALAGTYVDVSRSLGITGAGGGR